A DNA window from Providencia huaxiensis contains the following coding sequences:
- a CDS encoding DMT family transporter — protein MRQYNYLLYAFTCVLIWSFIPIVSRFGQEGMDSFQFLFWSNLISAISVIIVALASGYRLAKLFILPRDVLVKVFVLGFLDCLFYLLLYYGYSIENGIAVLVIQYSWPLVIILLSVVLLKDKLAGRQVVGIIIGFIAVIITFTKGQITQLYVENPTALLLVFSGAFCFALMSVFSRQYSIDPYISTVWLFIFSTLVSFVLLILFSEMRLPSKTTFWPTLVNGILINGVSYILWFKAMNTGHSAKIASVVFLSPVLSVFWLVLILNDAFEAAYVAGVLLVIISGILCVGTKKHGQKL, from the coding sequence GTGCGACAATATAATTATTTGCTATATGCTTTTACTTGCGTATTGATATGGAGCTTTATTCCTATTGTCTCTCGTTTTGGGCAAGAAGGCATGGATAGCTTCCAATTCCTTTTCTGGTCGAACTTAATTTCAGCGATATCTGTGATTATTGTTGCACTTGCTTCAGGGTATAGACTGGCAAAATTGTTTATCTTACCAAGAGATGTACTAGTTAAAGTCTTTGTTCTTGGTTTTCTTGATTGTTTATTCTATTTGTTACTGTACTACGGCTATTCCATTGAAAATGGTATCGCCGTATTGGTCATTCAATATAGTTGGCCATTAGTTATTATCTTGTTATCAGTGGTATTGCTAAAAGACAAATTAGCGGGAAGACAAGTAGTTGGTATCATCATTGGTTTTATTGCAGTAATTATTACTTTTACCAAAGGGCAAATTACACAACTTTATGTTGAAAATCCAACAGCATTATTACTGGTTTTTAGTGGTGCATTTTGCTTTGCACTAATGTCAGTTTTTTCTCGCCAATATTCGATAGACCCCTATATTAGTACTGTGTGGTTATTTATTTTTTCAACGCTGGTTTCTTTTGTTTTACTGATATTATTTAGTGAGATGCGATTACCATCAAAAACGACTTTTTGGCCAACATTGGTTAATGGCATTTTAATCAATGGGGTGTCTTATATTTTGTGGTTCAAGGCGATGAATACAGGGCATTCGGCTAAAATTGCATCAGTGGTGTTTTTATCTCCCGTATTATCAGTGTTTTGGTTGGTCTTGATATTAAATGATGCTTTTGAAGCCGCTTATGTTGCAGGGGTATTACTAGTAATTATTTCTGGTATTTTGTGTGTTGGTACAAAAAAACATGGTCAAAAATTATGA
- the accA gene encoding acetyl-CoA carboxylase carboxyl transferase subunit alpha: MSLDFLDFEQPIAELEAKIDSLTAVSRQDNNLEVNLDEEVARLREKSVELTRKIFSDLGAWQIAKLARHPRRPYTLDYISRIFTDFQELAGDRAYADDKAIVGGMARLDGRPVMIIGHQKGRETKEKIRRNFGMPAPEGYRKALRLMELAERFNLPIITFIDTPGAYPGVGAEERGQSEAIARNLREMSRLSVPVICTVIGEGGSGGALAIGVGDKVNMLQYSTYSVISPEGCASILWKSADKAPLAAEAMGITAPRLKELKLIDNVIPEPLGGAHRNYDEIAEQLKARLTEDLNELEVLDAEALKNRRYQRLMDYGYC; this comes from the coding sequence ATGAGTCTGGATTTTCTTGATTTTGAACAGCCAATCGCAGAATTAGAGGCGAAAATTGATTCTCTAACAGCGGTTAGCCGTCAAGATAACAACTTAGAAGTCAACCTAGATGAAGAGGTTGCTCGTTTACGTGAAAAAAGTGTTGAACTGACACGTAAAATTTTCTCTGATCTAGGAGCTTGGCAAATCGCTAAACTCGCTCGTCACCCACGTCGTCCATATACGTTGGATTATATTTCTCGCATATTTACTGATTTCCAAGAATTAGCGGGTGATCGTGCTTATGCAGATGATAAAGCCATTGTCGGTGGAATGGCGCGTTTAGATGGTCGCCCAGTCATGATTATTGGGCATCAGAAAGGGCGTGAGACAAAAGAAAAAATCCGTCGTAATTTTGGTATGCCAGCCCCAGAAGGTTACCGTAAGGCATTGCGTCTGATGGAACTGGCTGAGCGTTTTAACTTGCCTATTATTACCTTTATTGACACTCCAGGTGCTTATCCGGGCGTTGGTGCTGAAGAGCGCGGCCAGTCAGAAGCTATCGCACGTAATTTACGTGAAATGTCACGTTTATCAGTCCCTGTCATCTGTACCGTTATTGGTGAAGGTGGCTCTGGTGGTGCACTTGCCATCGGTGTGGGTGATAAAGTCAATATGCTGCAATACAGTACTTATTCTGTTATTTCACCAGAAGGCTGTGCTTCTATTTTATGGAAAAGTGCAGATAAAGCACCATTAGCAGCAGAGGCGATGGGGATTACTGCTCCACGTCTTAAAGAACTGAAATTAATTGATAATGTTATTCCTGAGCCATTAGGCGGTGCACATCGTAATTATGATGAAATCGCAGAACAGCTAAAAGCACGCCTGACTGAGGATTTAAATGAATTAGAAGTATTAGATGCCGAAGCGTTGAAAAACCGTCGCTATCAGCGCCTGATGGACTATGGTTATTGTTGA
- the dnaE gene encoding DNA polymerase III subunit alpha → MASPRFIHLRVHSDYSMIDGLAKTGPLVKKVASMGMPAFAITDFTNLCGLVRFYGAAHGAGIKPIIGADFYVESELLGDEISHLTVLARNNEGYQNLTLLISEAYQKGYGAVGPTIKREWLAKHKDGLILLSGGRKGDVGQLLLRGNQALVDECLAFYETHFPDSYYLELVRTGRPDEESYLHAAVELATKKGLPVVATNDVCFIESSDFDAHEIRVAIHDGFTLADPKRPKNYSPQQYLRSEEEMCELFADIPEALENSVEIAKRCNVTIRLGEYFLPQFPTGDMKTEDFLVMRSKEGLEERLEFLFPDEKVRAEKRPEYDERLEIELNVINQMGFPGYFLIVMEFIQWSKDNGVPVGPGRGSGAGSLVAYALKITDLDPLEFDLLFERFLNPERVSMPDFDVDFCMEKRDQVIDHVAQMYGREAVSQIITFGTMAAKAVIRDVGRVLGHPYGFVDRISKLVPPDPGMTLEKAFEAEPQLPEIYEADEEVKALIDMARKLEGVTRNAGKHAGGVVIAPTKITDFAPLYCDAEGNNPVTQFDKNDVEYAGLVKFDFLGLRTLTIINWALEMINARRAKKNLEPIDIAAIPLHDQKSFDMLQRSETTAVFQLESRGMKDLIKRLRPDCFEDMIALVALFRPGPLQSGMVDNFIDRKHGREEISYPDVQWQHESLKPVLEPTYGIILYQEQVMQIAQVLAGYTLGGADMLRRAMGKKKPEEMAKQRSVFEEGSIKNGVDGELSMKIFDLVEKFAGYGFNKSHSAAYALVSYQTLWLKAHYPAEFMAAVMTADMDNTEKVVGLVDECWRMGLKVLPPDINSGLYHFHVNDEGEIVYGIGAIKGVGEGPIEAIVEARQQGGIFKEIFDLCARVDIKKINRRVMEKLIMAGAFDRLGPHRAALMSSLEDALKAADQHAKAEAIGQADMFGVLAEAPEQVESSYASVPKWPEQVVLDGERETLGLYLTGHPITRYLSEIERYTNGLRLKDVNPTPRGQVTTVVGLVLSAKVITTKRGNRIGICTLDDRSGRLDIMLFSDALDKYQHMLEKDNILIATGQVSFDDFNGGNKMTVRELMDISEAREKYARGLAISLSDKQINDQLLNRLRSTLEPHRSGTIPVHLYYQKDDARAKLKFGVVWRVTPVDPLLNDLRTLLGSEQVELEFD, encoded by the coding sequence ATGGCATCACCTCGTTTTATTCATTTACGCGTCCACAGTGACTATTCCATGATTGATGGGCTAGCCAAAACGGGGCCACTGGTTAAAAAAGTGGCTTCGATGGGCATGCCTGCATTTGCGATCACCGATTTTACTAACCTTTGTGGGTTAGTCCGGTTTTATGGTGCAGCGCATGGGGCGGGGATCAAGCCAATTATTGGTGCTGATTTTTATGTGGAAAGTGAATTATTAGGTGATGAAATATCTCACTTAACTGTTTTGGCACGTAATAATGAAGGTTATCAAAACCTTACCCTACTGATTTCTGAAGCATATCAAAAAGGTTATGGTGCAGTTGGGCCAACCATAAAACGTGAATGGTTAGCCAAGCATAAAGACGGCTTGATTCTACTGTCCGGTGGTCGTAAAGGGGATGTCGGGCAATTGCTATTAAGGGGGAATCAAGCCTTAGTGGATGAGTGCCTTGCATTCTATGAAACCCATTTTCCAGATAGCTACTATTTAGAATTGGTTAGAACAGGGCGGCCTGATGAAGAAAGTTATCTACATGCGGCTGTCGAGTTAGCGACTAAAAAAGGCCTACCTGTCGTTGCAACGAATGATGTTTGTTTCATTGAAAGTAGTGATTTTGACGCTCATGAAATACGTGTTGCTATTCATGATGGTTTTACATTAGCCGATCCCAAAAGGCCTAAAAATTATAGCCCTCAGCAATATTTACGTTCCGAAGAAGAGATGTGTGAGCTGTTTGCTGACATCCCTGAAGCGCTAGAAAACAGTGTAGAAATTGCTAAGCGTTGTAATGTGACGATCCGTTTAGGTGAATACTTCTTACCTCAATTCCCGACAGGGGATATGAAAACAGAAGACTTTTTAGTTATGCGCTCTAAAGAAGGGCTCGAAGAGCGTTTAGAATTTCTGTTTCCTGATGAAAAAGTCAGGGCAGAAAAACGTCCTGAGTACGATGAACGTTTAGAGATCGAACTCAACGTAATCAACCAAATGGGTTTCCCCGGCTACTTCTTGATCGTTATGGAGTTTATCCAATGGTCGAAGGATAATGGCGTACCCGTTGGGCCAGGAAGAGGCTCCGGGGCGGGTTCCCTTGTTGCTTATGCATTAAAAATTACCGACCTTGACCCACTGGAATTTGATTTACTGTTTGAGCGTTTCTTGAATCCTGAGCGTGTTTCCATGCCTGACTTTGACGTCGATTTCTGCATGGAAAAACGAGACCAAGTGATTGATCACGTGGCTCAAATGTATGGCCGTGAGGCAGTTTCTCAAATCATTACCTTTGGTACGATGGCGGCAAAAGCGGTGATCCGAGATGTTGGTCGTGTACTCGGGCACCCATATGGTTTTGTGGATAGAATTTCGAAATTAGTGCCGCCAGATCCCGGTATGACACTGGAAAAAGCGTTCGAAGCAGAACCTCAGCTCCCTGAAATTTATGAGGCTGATGAAGAGGTTAAAGCGCTTATCGATATGGCGCGTAAACTCGAAGGTGTCACACGAAATGCCGGTAAACATGCGGGTGGTGTGGTTATCGCGCCAACTAAAATTACGGACTTTGCCCCACTGTATTGCGATGCGGAAGGCAATAACCCCGTCACACAATTCGATAAAAACGATGTTGAGTATGCAGGGTTAGTTAAGTTTGACTTCCTCGGCTTACGGACGTTGACGATTATTAACTGGGCGTTGGAAATGATCAACGCGCGTCGCGCTAAGAAAAACTTAGAGCCGATTGATATTGCTGCTATTCCGCTACACGATCAAAAAAGTTTTGATATGCTGCAGCGCTCAGAAACCACAGCAGTATTCCAGTTAGAATCACGAGGAATGAAGGACTTAATTAAGCGATTACGTCCTGACTGCTTCGAGGATATGATCGCACTGGTAGCATTGTTCCGTCCAGGGCCACTGCAGTCAGGCATGGTAGATAACTTTATTGACCGTAAGCATGGTCGTGAAGAAATATCGTACCCAGATGTACAATGGCAACATGAATCATTAAAACCTGTTCTAGAGCCCACATATGGTATTATTTTATACCAAGAACAGGTTATGCAGATTGCTCAGGTTTTAGCCGGATACACGCTTGGCGGTGCAGATATGCTGCGTCGTGCGATGGGGAAAAAGAAACCTGAAGAGATGGCCAAACAACGGTCTGTTTTTGAAGAGGGATCAATCAAAAACGGGGTTGATGGCGAGCTATCGATGAAAATCTTTGACTTGGTAGAGAAATTTGCCGGTTATGGGTTTAACAAATCTCACTCAGCAGCATATGCATTAGTTTCATACCAAACACTGTGGCTCAAAGCCCACTATCCCGCTGAATTTATGGCTGCAGTCATGACCGCAGATATGGATAACACCGAAAAAGTGGTCGGTTTAGTTGATGAATGTTGGCGAATGGGCTTAAAAGTATTGCCGCCAGATATCAATAGTGGGCTTTATCACTTCCATGTGAATGATGAAGGTGAGATAGTTTACGGTATCGGTGCAATCAAAGGGGTCGGTGAAGGTCCGATTGAAGCGATTGTTGAAGCGCGTCAACAAGGCGGCATATTTAAAGAGATTTTTGACCTCTGTGCACGAGTTGATATTAAAAAAATTAACCGTCGTGTGATGGAAAAGCTTATCATGGCAGGGGCATTTGACCGATTAGGCCCTCACCGTGCAGCATTGATGTCTTCCCTTGAAGATGCGTTAAAAGCGGCTGATCAACACGCTAAAGCAGAGGCAATAGGCCAAGCAGATATGTTTGGTGTCTTAGCTGAAGCACCCGAACAAGTTGAAAGTTCATATGCAAGCGTACCTAAATGGCCAGAGCAGGTGGTATTGGATGGTGAACGCGAGACGCTTGGTTTATATTTAACAGGGCATCCAATAACGCGATACTTGAGCGAAATAGAGCGTTATACTAACGGGCTTAGATTAAAAGATGTGAACCCCACCCCTCGTGGTCAAGTGACAACTGTGGTAGGTTTAGTACTTTCAGCTAAAGTGATTACAACCAAGCGTGGAAATAGAATTGGTATTTGTACGCTTGATGATCGTTCCGGTCGTCTGGATATTATGTTATTTTCAGATGCGCTCGATAAATACCAACATATGTTGGAAAAAGACAATATCCTGATAGCCACCGGTCAGGTCAGCTTTGATGATTTCAATGGTGGTAATAAAATGACAGTGCGTGAGTTAATGGATATTAGTGAAGCAAGGGAAAAATATGCTCGAGGACTTGCAATTTCACTGTCAGATAAACAAATTAACGATCAATTGCTGAACCGGCTTCGTAGCACTCTTGAACCTCATCGTTCAGGAACGATCCCGGTTCATCTGTATTACCAGAAGGATGATGCCAGAGCCAAGCTTAAATTTGGTGTTGTTTGGCGTGTGACGCCAGTGGATCCCCTTCTGAACGATCTTCGAACTCTGCTGGGTAGTGAGCAGGTAGAATTAGAATTTGACTAA
- the rnhB gene encoding ribonuclease HII yields the protein MEFIYPKANLIAGVDEVGRGPLVGAVVTAAVILDPNKPIIGLADSKKLTEKKREKLFDEIQEKALCWCIGRAEPEEIDNINILHATMLAMQRAVAGLSIVPEYVLIDGNRCPELPMPSQAVIKGDSLVQEISAASILAKVIRDREMVELDKAFPEYGFAKHKGYPTAYHLEKLAQHGATEFHRKSFAPVRKALDSNK from the coding sequence ATGGAATTTATCTATCCAAAAGCAAATTTAATTGCTGGTGTTGATGAAGTGGGTCGAGGCCCCTTAGTTGGAGCTGTAGTAACGGCAGCGGTGATCCTTGATCCCAATAAGCCAATTATAGGGCTGGCAGACTCAAAAAAACTCACCGAAAAAAAACGTGAGAAATTATTTGATGAAATTCAGGAAAAAGCGCTGTGTTGGTGCATTGGCCGCGCAGAGCCAGAAGAAATTGATAATATAAATATATTACACGCAACCATGTTAGCGATGCAGCGCGCTGTTGCGGGTTTATCCATTGTTCCTGAGTATGTTCTCATTGATGGCAACCGTTGCCCTGAGTTACCAATGCCTTCACAGGCAGTAATTAAAGGCGACAGTCTAGTACAAGAAATTAGCGCAGCATCCATTTTAGCTAAAGTGATTAGAGATAGGGAAATGGTCGAGTTAGACAAAGCTTTCCCTGAGTATGGCTTTGCGAAGCATAAAGGCTACCCAACGGCTTATCATTTAGAAAAATTGGCGCAGCATGGCGCAACCGAATTCCATCGTAAAAGCTTTGCTCCTGTGAGAAAAGCTTTAGACAGCAATAAGTAG
- the lpxB gene encoding lipid-A-disaccharide synthase encodes MNNSRPLTIGLVAGETSGDILGAGLIRALKEQIPNARFVGVAGPLMQAEGCEAWYEMEELAVMGIVEVLGRLPRLLSIRKDLTQRFTELQPDVFVGIDAPDFNITLEGRLKSKGIKTIHYVSPSVWAWRQKRVFKIGRSTDLVLAFLPFEKAFYDRFNVPCRFIGHTMADAIPLHPDKQAARHRLNIPEHVKCLALLPGSRHSEVEMLSADFLNTAKILQRNIPDLHIVVPLVNEKRRQQFDEIKQNTTPELQIHILDGQARDAMIAADATLLASGTAALECMLTKCPMVVGYRMKPFTFWLAKRLVKTPYVSLPNLLAEKEIVKELLQEECQPDKLAQQLLPLLEGGEQVENLKETFLQLHQLICCDADKQAAEAVLEMVKN; translated from the coding sequence GTGAATAATAGCCGCCCACTTACTATTGGCCTTGTTGCCGGAGAAACATCTGGCGATATTCTCGGTGCAGGGCTTATCCGTGCACTTAAAGAACAAATACCGAATGCTCGCTTTGTTGGTGTCGCTGGCCCTTTAATGCAAGCCGAGGGTTGCGAAGCTTGGTATGAAATGGAAGAGCTTGCTGTCATGGGCATTGTTGAAGTCCTTGGCCGCCTGCCTAGGTTATTATCCATCCGTAAGGATTTAACCCAGCGTTTTACCGAACTGCAACCCGATGTTTTTGTTGGAATTGATGCCCCTGATTTTAATATTACCTTAGAAGGTCGTTTAAAATCGAAAGGTATCAAAACTATTCATTACGTTAGCCCATCAGTTTGGGCGTGGCGCCAAAAGCGGGTATTTAAAATTGGTCGTTCAACGGATTTAGTATTAGCTTTCTTACCTTTTGAAAAAGCATTTTACGATCGTTTTAATGTTCCTTGCCGTTTTATCGGGCACACAATGGCCGATGCCATTCCATTACACCCTGATAAACAAGCCGCTCGACATCGGCTGAATATTCCTGAGCATGTCAAATGTTTAGCTTTACTGCCGGGAAGTCGTCATTCAGAAGTCGAAATGCTAAGCGCAGATTTTCTCAATACAGCGAAAATATTACAGCGTAATATCCCAGATTTACATATTGTGGTGCCGCTGGTGAATGAAAAACGCCGCCAGCAGTTTGATGAGATAAAACAAAATACTACGCCTGAACTGCAAATTCATATTTTAGATGGTCAAGCACGTGATGCGATGATTGCAGCGGACGCGACGTTATTAGCATCGGGAACGGCGGCACTCGAGTGCATGTTAACAAAATGCCCAATGGTGGTGGGGTATCGTATGAAACCTTTCACTTTTTGGTTAGCAAAACGATTAGTAAAAACGCCGTATGTTTCTTTGCCTAATTTATTAGCAGAAAAAGAGATTGTTAAAGAGTTACTCCAAGAGGAGTGTCAGCCTGATAAACTCGCACAGCAGTTGCTTCCACTCCTAGAAGGTGGCGAGCAGGTTGAAAACCTGAAAGAAACTTTTTTACAATTACATCAGCTTATTTGTTGTGATGCAGATAAACAAGCGGCTGAAGCAGTATTAGAGATGGTCAAAAATTAA
- the lpxA gene encoding acyl-ACP--UDP-N-acetylglucosamine O-acyltransferase, with protein sequence MIDNTAYIHPSSIVEDGAIIGANVQIGPFCYIGANVEIGEGTELKSHVVVNGHTKIGRDNVIFQFASIGEINQDLKYQGEPTRVEIGDRNRIRESVTIHRGTVQDVGLTKVGNDNLLMVNVHIAHDCIIGNRCIIANNGTLGGHVTLGDYAIIGGMTAVHQFCKIGAHVMVGGCSGVAQDVPPYVIAQGNHATPFGLNLEGLKRRGFEKESLHAIRNAYKVLYRSGKSLEEAREEIAEMAKANEHVKVFSDFLEDSAQSKRGIIR encoded by the coding sequence ATGATTGATAATACAGCCTATATTCATCCATCTTCTATCGTAGAAGATGGAGCTATCATCGGTGCCAATGTTCAAATTGGCCCTTTTTGCTATATTGGCGCGAATGTCGAAATTGGCGAAGGTACTGAGTTGAAATCTCATGTTGTCGTTAATGGTCATACAAAAATAGGCCGTGACAATGTGATTTTCCAGTTCGCTTCCATCGGTGAAATTAACCAAGATCTTAAATACCAAGGTGAACCAACGCGAGTTGAAATCGGGGATAGAAACCGTATTCGCGAAAGCGTCACTATTCACCGTGGTACCGTTCAAGATGTTGGCCTGACAAAAGTGGGCAACGACAATTTACTGATGGTGAATGTGCACATTGCCCATGATTGTATCATTGGAAACCGTTGTATTATTGCAAATAACGGTACGCTAGGTGGCCATGTAACATTGGGTGATTATGCCATTATTGGTGGTATGACCGCAGTTCACCAATTTTGCAAAATTGGTGCTCATGTCATGGTTGGTGGTTGTTCTGGTGTTGCACAAGACGTGCCGCCTTATGTCATTGCACAAGGTAACCACGCGACACCATTTGGTTTAAATCTTGAAGGTTTAAAACGCCGTGGTTTTGAAAAAGAATCACTGCATGCTATCCGTAATGCATACAAGGTGTTGTATCGTTCAGGCAAATCGTTAGAAGAAGCCCGTGAAGAGATCGCAGAAATGGCAAAAGCCAATGAACACGTTAAAGTGTTTAGTGATTTCTTAGAGGATTCAGCGCAGTCTAAACGTGGTATTATTCGTTAA
- the fabZ gene encoding 3-hydroxyacyl-ACP dehydratase FabZ, whose amino-acid sequence MSDNHTLNIEEILELLPHRYPFLLVDRVLDFEKGKSLRAVKNVSFNEPFFQGHFPSKPIFPGVLILEAMAQATGILAFKSVGKLEPGELYYFAAIDNARFKRPVLPGDQMVLEVEFIKERRGVARFKGVAKVDGEVACEAEMMCARRREV is encoded by the coding sequence ATGAGTGATAATCATACTCTGAATATAGAAGAAATCTTAGAACTGCTTCCACACCGTTACCCATTCCTTTTGGTTGACCGTGTATTAGATTTTGAAAAAGGCAAATCATTGCGTGCAGTGAAAAATGTGTCATTTAACGAGCCATTTTTCCAAGGGCACTTCCCAAGCAAACCCATTTTTCCTGGCGTATTAATTTTAGAAGCCATGGCACAAGCAACTGGGATCCTTGCGTTTAAAAGCGTTGGGAAATTAGAGCCTGGTGAGTTGTACTATTTTGCAGCGATAGACAATGCGCGTTTTAAACGTCCAGTTCTGCCTGGGGACCAAATGGTCTTAGAAGTTGAATTTATCAAAGAACGTCGCGGAGTTGCACGTTTTAAAGGTGTTGCTAAAGTTGATGGAGAAGTGGCCTGCGAAGCAGAAATGATGTGCGCCCGTCGCCGTGAGGTCTGA
- the lpxD gene encoding UDP-3-O-(3-hydroxymyristoyl)glucosamine N-acyltransferase gives MSSIRLADLAQQLNAQLHGDGDITITGIAPMHSANNQQITFLSDSRYSDKLADCQAAAVVLTAKDLEACKVAALVVDNPYLAYAKMAQIMDTTPSPAEDIHASAVIADDAKLGKNVAIGANAVIESGVELGDNVVIGAGCFVGKNTRIGTGTRLWANVSVYHNVEIGEHCLVQSGTVIGSDGFGYANDRGNWIKIPQLGTVIIGDRVEIGASTTIDRGALDNTVIGNGVIIDNQCQIAHNVIIGDNTAVAGGVIMAGSLKIGRYCMIGGASVINGHMEICDKVTVTGMGMVMRPITEPGVYSSGIPLQPNKSWRKTAALVLNINEMNKRLKHVERELDSQNQKNQ, from the coding sequence ATGTCTTCAATTCGATTGGCTGACCTTGCTCAGCAGTTGAATGCGCAATTACACGGTGATGGTGATATTACCATCACCGGTATTGCTCCAATGCATTCAGCGAATAATCAACAGATTACTTTTCTATCTGATAGCCGTTATAGCGATAAATTGGCTGATTGCCAAGCTGCAGCGGTGGTTCTCACAGCAAAAGATCTCGAAGCCTGCAAAGTCGCAGCACTGGTTGTTGATAACCCGTATCTGGCTTATGCGAAAATGGCTCAAATTATGGATACAACGCCAAGTCCGGCTGAAGATATCCATGCATCAGCGGTCATTGCTGATGATGCAAAACTTGGTAAGAATGTCGCAATTGGCGCAAATGCGGTTATCGAAAGTGGTGTTGAGCTTGGCGATAATGTGGTGATTGGCGCAGGTTGTTTTGTGGGCAAAAATACGCGTATTGGTACAGGAACCCGTTTGTGGGCGAATGTCAGCGTATACCACAATGTTGAGATTGGCGAACACTGTTTGGTTCAATCTGGCACAGTAATTGGCTCTGATGGTTTCGGCTATGCGAATGATCGTGGTAATTGGATCAAAATTCCTCAATTAGGCACGGTGATCATCGGCGATCGTGTTGAGATCGGTGCGAGCACGACCATTGACCGCGGTGCTTTAGATAACACAGTGATTGGTAATGGGGTTATTATCGATAACCAGTGCCAAATTGCACATAATGTCATAATTGGTGATAATACCGCGGTTGCTGGTGGTGTTATCATGGCGGGTAGTTTAAAAATCGGCCGCTACTGTATGATTGGTGGTGCTAGTGTCATCAACGGCCATATGGAAATTTGCGATAAGGTCACAGTAACAGGAATGGGGATGGTCATGAGACCTATCACTGAACCGGGAGTATATTCTTCGGGGATCCCTTTACAGCCTAATAAATCTTGGCGTAAAACAGCTGCTTTAGTCTTAAATATCAATGAGATGAATAAGCGCCTGAAACATGTCGAGCGTGAATTAGATAGCCAAAATCAAAAAAATCAGTAA
- the skp gene encoding molecular chaperone Skp yields the protein MKKLLCAAGVSIALAMSAGAYAEKIAIVNVGEIFQNMPAREAVAKQLESEFKSRATELQNLEKDLQTRVEKLRRDGATMKQSEREKLESELMTKRDQFAEKAQKFEEDNRRRQGEERTKILTRIQNSIKSVAAKEGYDVVIDANAVAYAKDSVDITSQVQKQVK from the coding sequence GTGAAAAAATTGTTGTGTGCAGCGGGTGTGAGTATTGCTTTAGCAATGTCTGCGGGTGCTTATGCTGAGAAAATCGCTATCGTCAATGTTGGTGAAATTTTCCAAAATATGCCTGCGCGTGAAGCCGTTGCTAAACAGCTTGAAAGTGAATTCAAAAGTCGTGCTACTGAGTTACAAAATCTAGAAAAAGATTTGCAAACTCGTGTTGAAAAATTGCGCCGTGATGGTGCAACAATGAAACAAAGTGAGCGCGAAAAGCTTGAATCTGAACTCATGACTAAACGTGATCAATTTGCTGAAAAAGCTCAAAAATTTGAAGAAGACAACCGTCGTCGTCAAGGTGAAGAGCGTACTAAAATTTTAACTCGTATTCAGAACTCTATTAAGTCTGTTGCAGCTAAAGAAGGCTATGATGTCGTTATCGATGCAAATGCAGTTGCTTATGCAAAAGATAGCGTTGACATTACAAGTCAGGTTCAAAAACAGGTTAAATAA